A stretch of the Anaeromyxobacter sp. genome encodes the following:
- a CDS encoding aminotransferase class V-fold PLP-dependent enzyme: MNQADQDVVGADEVEPVAQARQAAEAAQHEVRYARREFMKRFGLGGAALAAAGPALAGEAAPRPPPPAGSPYASAWQFAPGLLYMNLGTTGASPRQVVEDHAADYQALAENPTAYFFGQQAWRNAIAPGFGCDPYELVMSFNTTDGLFRIALGLEWERGDELITTNMEESAGIAVASLLADRYGVVVRKVAIPTGDAYSDAEVMRRVQAALSPRTKAILFSSPIYLTGTRLQERDLCLWAARHGLISIVDGAHLPGMIALDLHDMGCDFFSGAGHKWQCGPGQTGFMYLRNGRDPRPYVRQAPVSDFGFLVPGLPTVDVPVPGYANTGPLPTYWPTNTLLYGAENGSSILLNGRRSPDHNVAALLQLVGNGSRPSQKALFECCQLWDGWGRPAIEAYLVSLARYLRARLVDVWGPRALSFPATPRHANVGRIGLTSFNPFSPGFDYNADLTVAQSTAQAAQAAAALADLRAAFGIVLRTTTVPHTLRSDRRASAVAAGPGKTASTPLRISTHLFHSTADVDRLVDALLSLVPHP; the protein is encoded by the coding sequence ATGAACCAGGCGGATCAGGACGTGGTGGGCGCGGACGAGGTCGAGCCGGTGGCGCAGGCCAGGCAGGCGGCCGAGGCGGCGCAGCACGAGGTGCGCTACGCGCGCCGCGAGTTCATGAAGCGCTTCGGCCTGGGCGGCGCCGCGCTGGCGGCGGCCGGCCCCGCGCTGGCCGGCGAGGCGGCGCCCCGGCCCCCTCCCCCGGCGGGCAGCCCCTACGCCTCGGCCTGGCAGTTCGCGCCCGGGCTCCTCTACATGAACCTCGGCACCACCGGCGCCTCGCCGCGGCAGGTGGTGGAGGACCACGCCGCCGACTACCAGGCCCTGGCCGAGAACCCCACCGCCTACTTCTTCGGGCAGCAGGCCTGGCGCAACGCCATCGCGCCCGGGTTCGGCTGCGATCCCTACGAGCTGGTGATGAGCTTCAACACCACCGACGGGCTCTTCCGCATCGCGCTCGGCCTGGAGTGGGAGCGCGGCGACGAGCTCATCACCACCAACATGGAGGAGAGCGCCGGCATCGCGGTGGCCTCGCTGCTGGCGGACCGCTACGGCGTGGTGGTGCGGAAGGTGGCCATCCCCACCGGCGACGCCTACTCCGACGCCGAGGTGATGCGCAGGGTCCAGGCGGCGCTGTCGCCGCGGACCAAGGCCATCCTCTTCTCCTCGCCCATCTACCTGACGGGCACCCGGCTGCAGGAGCGCGACCTGTGCCTGTGGGCGGCGCGCCACGGGCTCATCTCCATCGTGGACGGGGCCCACCTGCCCGGCATGATCGCGCTCGACCTGCACGACATGGGCTGCGACTTCTTCTCCGGCGCCGGCCACAAGTGGCAGTGCGGGCCGGGCCAGACCGGCTTCATGTACCTGCGCAACGGCCGGGACCCGCGCCCCTACGTGCGCCAGGCGCCCGTCAGCGACTTCGGCTTCCTGGTGCCGGGCCTGCCGACGGTGGACGTGCCGGTGCCGGGCTACGCCAACACCGGGCCGCTGCCGACCTACTGGCCCACCAACACCCTCCTGTACGGCGCCGAGAACGGCAGCTCCATCCTGCTCAACGGCCGACGCTCGCCCGACCACAACGTGGCGGCGCTGCTGCAGCTGGTGGGCAACGGCAGCCGCCCCTCGCAGAAGGCGCTCTTCGAGTGCTGCCAGCTGTGGGACGGCTGGGGGCGGCCGGCCATCGAGGCCTACCTGGTGTCGCTGGCCCGCTACCTGCGGGCCCGCCTGGTGGACGTCTGGGGGCCGCGCGCGCTCTCCTTCCCCGCCACGCCGCGCCACGCCAACGTGGGCCGCATCGGCCTGACCTCGTTCAACCCCTTCTCGCCCGGCTTCGACTACAACGCCGACCTGACCGTGGCGCAGTCGACCGCCCAGGCGGCCCAGGCCGCCGCCGCGCTGGCCGACCTGCGGGCCGCCTTCGGCATCGTGCTGCGCACCACCACCGTGCCGCACACGCTGCGCAGCGACCGGCGCGCCAGCGCGGTGGCGGCCGGCCCGGGCAAGACCGCCTCCACCCCGCTGCGGATCTCGACCCACCTCTTCCACTCCACCGCCGACGTGGACCGGCTGGTCGACGCCCTGCTCAGCCTGGTGCCGCACCCGTAG